From Chlamydiifrater volucris, one genomic window encodes:
- a CDS encoding CT214 family putative inclusion membrane protein gives MINMILSQETPVSFCEFSLRRHYSKWSLDYILPAIFYILGMITFSFLCLTIGFIVPVSTVVSIVFFTTFILSAMGVISYICYYKKILSSRLEQLESTTFFPSKILNKLLIFEKDRNTDFSENNFPNSFFVPMGLHLGEYKKPEPDRSRQIENLLIAFHSITSRKKKEPPSTVNIIKEILFKDYVYLKEPIDNISLISNCNGEEFLEAFLKFSVTFLEHNGERISLFWRNEFASPSQKFYPSISLINSITRKFSESINPKNFLKETVLANLRLANVFLYGKIMKSLNDRDSAKEIIKQRFPEIKEVDSFLQAGNFIGLILKSLSKETANFILQTNTIEELSPISLLETVSRKKTTINSLAYASDKLEDQRKISQKKEWLIQLLSVFKLPTSKVLLLGKAVFRINAITSSVEEIKNNLEEFLSDPFLILEIIRESKELQEIIKVYSPLSPEVLENIASPIFSGTSNFGIASQKEVRKFLERTNISEEDFTIAVKNNRILQLLFPNIF, from the coding sequence ATGATCAACATGATTCTCAGTCAAGAAACCCCTGTTTCTTTTTGCGAATTCTCCCTTAGAAGACACTATTCTAAATGGTCCCTCGACTACATCTTGCCTGCAATTTTTTATATCTTGGGAATGATTACATTTTCTTTTCTTTGTTTAACTATCGGATTCATTGTCCCAGTATCTACAGTTGTCTCTATCGTATTTTTCACAACTTTTATACTCTCTGCCATGGGTGTTATCTCTTACATTTGCTATTATAAAAAGATCCTTTCTTCTCGCTTGGAACAGCTAGAATCTACAACGTTTTTTCCATCTAAAATCCTAAATAAACTACTCATCTTTGAAAAAGACAGAAACACCGATTTTTCTGAAAACAATTTTCCAAATTCTTTTTTTGTTCCTATGGGACTCCACTTAGGAGAGTACAAAAAACCAGAACCAGATAGAAGTCGACAGATTGAAAATCTTTTGATAGCTTTCCATAGCATTACTTCACGCAAAAAAAAGGAGCCGCCCTCCACAGTAAATATTATTAAAGAGATCTTGTTTAAAGATTACGTCTATCTTAAGGAACCCATTGATAATATTTCTCTTATAAGCAACTGCAATGGAGAAGAATTTCTTGAAGCATTTCTAAAGTTCTCCGTAACCTTCTTAGAACATAACGGAGAAAGAATATCTTTGTTTTGGCGTAATGAATTCGCTTCTCCTTCACAAAAATTCTATCCCTCTATATCTCTAATAAATAGTATCACCCGAAAATTCTCTGAGTCGATAAATCCTAAAAATTTTCTAAAGGAAACAGTCCTTGCTAATCTCAGACTAGCAAATGTCTTTCTCTATGGCAAAATAATGAAAAGTCTCAATGATAGGGATTCTGCTAAGGAAATTATTAAGCAAAGATTTCCCGAAATAAAAGAGGTTGATTCCTTTTTACAAGCGGGGAATTTTATAGGATTAATCCTAAAGAGCTTATCAAAAGAAACCGCTAATTTTATCCTTCAGACTAACACTATTGAAGAATTATCCCCGATAAGTTTATTGGAGACAGTTTCCAGGAAAAAAACGACTATAAATTCCTTAGCGTATGCTAGTGATAAGCTCGAAGATCAGAGAAAGATTTCTCAAAAAAAAGAATGGCTAATACAGTTGCTTTCAGTATTTAAACTACCTACAAGTAAGGTGCTCCTGTTAGGCAAAGCCGTTTTTAGAATAAATGCTATCACTAGCTCTGTAGAGGAGATCAAAAACAACTTAGAAGAATTCCTTTCTGATCCATTTTTGATTTTAGAAATAATAAGAGAAAGCAAAGAACTCCAAGAAATCATTAAGGTTTATTCTCCACTCTCTCCAGAGGTACTAGAAAACATAGCTTCGCCCATATTTTCCGGCACTAGTAACTTCGGAATAGCCTCTCAGAAAGAAGTAAGAAAATTCCTGGAAAGGACAAACATATCTGAAGAAGATTTCACAATCGCTGTAAAAAATAATCGTATCTTACAGCTTCTCTTTCCCAACATATTTTAA
- a CDS encoding CT214 family putative inclusion membrane protein, whose amino-acid sequence MNPTSRITNYSNQNSQNKTGDEKNISNKDYKLTINELEKYQRKERLIAITAVALTILVAITLVTLQFALPGAGLMILAPAIALSISVVTSTILITRMLLRAREIVRINNKFIKESTTQVKEQSKVFNPNLTKTHSSNDQPRRLKISKELKEIDEILGKLESPIRKSSLQNVETNSSMPSSTSNKEVNKETLKKNKQLETKKVLNKKNSNLNESSFLAPQNLSHYKNLLRSEKKTKQRNLEKEGGEIKQSLLLISKNIDQLGKKISSGQDLITPYQASYLYSGIGSSSEISELLKHINHILANEDSGVFFLLALIKSQSTQETLNYLEPLFSLKKMILEPNADIASKKAALIDFLTLTNLFLSGWLISKNSELKTHLIRNLSQKLHLEEDEVIHKFFIRGNYLEMISLLNPSVDRLLKKLLRYDVSSPSLTFDECCADLRRNEKFAKQLTLAFSEREQHQNLMKRVRQFFSKIENYLPKNSLGLISFANNLPNLSSEFQQFFSRFHPDVSCLLLAFLENSKLKEKILVILPRGGEKAFEKVVSILSLGMLRCGFIHKNALKLISSSLGINEKELEKIILNKELGKNILK is encoded by the coding sequence ATGAATCCCACCTCGAGAATAACAAATTATTCCAATCAAAATTCTCAAAACAAGACAGGGGATGAAAAAAACATCTCAAACAAAGACTACAAACTAACAATTAATGAGTTAGAAAAATATCAGAGAAAAGAAAGACTGATAGCTATTACAGCGGTAGCACTGACTATCTTAGTAGCAATAACACTGGTAACTCTTCAATTCGCTCTTCCCGGCGCTGGCTTAATGATTTTGGCTCCGGCAATAGCTTTGTCTATCTCAGTAGTGACATCTACAATCTTGATCACACGAATGCTACTCAGAGCTCGCGAGATTGTACGAATAAATAATAAATTCATAAAAGAATCCACTACTCAAGTCAAAGAACAGTCAAAAGTATTTAACCCCAACCTCACAAAAACTCATTCATCCAATGATCAACCGCGTAGACTTAAGATAAGCAAAGAGTTGAAAGAAATAGACGAAATATTAGGTAAACTAGAATCACCCATAAGAAAATCTTCCCTCCAAAACGTAGAAACTAATTCATCTATGCCCTCGTCTACTTCAAATAAAGAAGTAAATAAAGAGACCCTTAAAAAAAACAAACAACTCGAAACCAAAAAAGTTTTAAACAAAAAAAATAGCAATTTGAATGAATCTTCTTTTCTTGCGCCTCAAAACTTAAGTCACTACAAAAATCTCCTAAGATCTGAAAAAAAAACAAAACAAAGAAATCTAGAAAAAGAGGGGGGGGAGATTAAGCAAAGCCTATTATTGATCTCTAAAAACATAGATCAACTAGGAAAAAAAATTAGCTCCGGCCAAGATTTAATCACACCCTACCAAGCCTCCTACCTTTATTCTGGAATAGGATCAAGCTCTGAGATCTCTGAACTGCTCAAGCATATTAATCATATCCTAGCAAATGAGGACAGCGGCGTATTTTTCCTCTTGGCCCTCATAAAAAGTCAATCAACACAAGAAACTCTAAATTATTTAGAACCTTTGTTTTCTCTAAAAAAGATGATTTTAGAGCCAAACGCGGACATTGCATCAAAAAAAGCAGCCTTAATTGACTTTCTCACTCTAACAAATTTGTTTCTAAGTGGCTGGTTAATATCAAAGAACTCAGAATTGAAGACCCACTTGATAAGGAACCTTTCTCAAAAACTACATCTAGAAGAAGATGAGGTCATACACAAATTCTTCATTAGAGGAAATTATTTGGAAATGATAAGTCTCTTGAATCCCAGCGTGGATCGATTGCTAAAAAAACTTCTCAGATACGATGTTTCCTCTCCTTCGTTAACTTTTGATGAGTGCTGTGCTGATTTAAGAAGAAACGAAAAATTTGCAAAACAGTTGACGTTAGCTTTCTCTGAAAGAGAACAACATCAAAATCTTATGAAAAGAGTCAGACAATTTTTTTCTAAAATAGAAAATTATCTTCCCAAAAATTCACTAGGACTCATCTCCTTCGCGAACAATTTGCCTAATTTATCTTCAGAATTCCAACAATTCTTTTCTCGATTTCATCCAGACGTATCTTGCTTACTCCTGGCTTTCCTAGAAAACTCAAAATTAAAAGAGAAAATTTTAGTTATTCTTCCAAGAGGAGGAGAAAAGGCTTTTGAAAAGGTCGTCTCTATTCTTTCCCTAGGAATGCTCAGATGTGGTTTTATTCACAAAAATGCTTTGAAATTAATTTCTTCATCTTTAGGAATTAATGAAAAAGAGTTGGAAAAAATTATTTTAAATAAGGAGCTGGGAAAAAATATTTTAAAATAA
- a CDS encoding amino acid permease, translated as MHSSKTSKGSLGTFTVGMLSLAVVISLRNLPLTAKHGLSTLFYYVLAVLCFMVPYALISAELASFKPQGIYVWVRDSLGKWWGFFAVWMQWFHNMTWYPAMLAFIGSSLVYKMYPDMAQNKLYLSSVVLVGFWGLTFFNFFGISTSALFSTICVIVGTIIPGIILVSLALFWVFSGNSIAISLNPRDIIPDFGSQTSLALLAGMLLALCGLEANANLASDMRDPKRSYPKAVLIGAMLTLAILVLGSLSIAVVIPKDQISLVSGLVTAFNLFFQKYNLSWMTMIVVFMTIAGSLGELNAWMFAGTKGLFISTQNDCLPKIFKKTNSRGVPVNLMLFQAIVVTGFSALFLLLGTADIAYWVLSALSVQMYLMMYVCLFIAGPVLRKKEPKAERIFVVPGKNIGIYILSFLGILSCFFALFVSILPPEGVSYKHYTLWLSSGFLLNCFIPVGIFLSQKKRGKSF; from the coding sequence ATGCATTCTTCGAAAACTTCGAAAGGATCTTTAGGGACGTTTACCGTTGGGATGCTTTCTTTAGCTGTTGTTATCAGTTTGAGAAACTTGCCCTTAACAGCTAAACATGGGCTCTCTACTCTTTTCTACTATGTTTTGGCTGTTTTGTGTTTTATGGTTCCCTATGCATTAATTTCAGCTGAGTTAGCTTCTTTTAAACCTCAAGGTATATACGTCTGGGTACGGGACTCTCTAGGTAAATGGTGGGGCTTTTTTGCCGTTTGGATGCAGTGGTTCCATAACATGACTTGGTACCCTGCTATGTTAGCTTTCATTGGCAGCAGTTTGGTTTATAAAATGTACCCCGATATGGCGCAAAACAAACTTTACTTATCCAGCGTAGTTTTGGTGGGGTTCTGGGGGCTAACTTTTTTTAATTTCTTTGGTATTTCTACTTCTGCTTTGTTCAGCACGATTTGTGTTATTGTTGGAACTATTATTCCCGGGATTATTTTGGTAAGCTTAGCTTTATTTTGGGTGTTTAGTGGGAATTCCATAGCTATTTCTTTGAATCCTAGGGATATCATTCCAGATTTCGGTTCGCAGACTTCTTTAGCTTTGTTGGCAGGAATGTTGTTAGCGTTATGTGGACTGGAAGCTAATGCTAATTTAGCTTCGGATATGCGTGATCCTAAAAGGAGCTATCCTAAAGCTGTTTTAATTGGAGCTATGTTGACTTTGGCTATCCTAGTGCTAGGATCTCTTTCAATAGCTGTTGTCATTCCCAAAGATCAAATCAGTTTGGTATCGGGCTTGGTCACGGCTTTCAATTTATTCTTCCAAAAATATAACCTTTCTTGGATGACCATGATAGTCGTTTTTATGACCATAGCGGGATCCCTAGGAGAATTGAATGCATGGATGTTTGCTGGGACAAAAGGATTATTTATCTCCACCCAAAATGATTGTTTGCCAAAAATCTTTAAGAAGACGAACTCTAGAGGTGTGCCAGTCAATTTAATGTTGTTTCAGGCTATTGTTGTGACAGGTTTTTCGGCGTTGTTTTTACTGCTTGGAACGGCAGATATTGCGTACTGGGTTTTAAGCGCTTTAAGCGTTCAAATGTATTTAATGATGTATGTTTGTCTGTTTATAGCTGGCCCTGTTCTTAGAAAAAAGGAACCCAAGGCTGAAAGGATTTTTGTCGTTCCGGGAAAAAACATAGGTATATACATTCTCTCTTTCTTGGGCATTCTTTCCTGCTTTTTTGCGCTTTTCGTTAGCATTTTACCTCCTGAAGGAGTCTCTTATAAGCACTACACCCTGTGGCTTTCCAGTGGTTTCTTGCTTAATTGCTTTATTCCCGTAGGAATTTTTCTTTCACAAAAGAAGAGAGGAAAATCTTTTTAG
- a CDS encoding CT214 family putative inclusion membrane protein — protein sequence MVPSLSSFERNTHNQHTLFSSRDRIILIVLKTLTILAVTVISILVATGACPLTGASIAVPVSIFSIWFLGITLLFFINKRELSQFSSFNETKLIFSQRQKDLIKWGISQKSFLLRESEDAKQGKVLDTVTISISPYLSPLFPKEEARRRVKMFQEDFRALTQKISLTSSLIKSEHHGFLDCLEKELLYLFAPSSYKPNITPRLSPCKDSIVDFSLAYSLSDVLCFCFDNPETWDLLTQKIFEGAAYIHNEFVKNKDTSLTLKDSIIYICRILNTWLLGKTLEEGTIESILNYNPKYLSKELKEALFTGNLCKFIIQKSSAKDETLSINFLRDPEDLELLSAKRNEVLNLSIFSREKKRKELFSFKQNLISKLSIYRSLSSPQSRLYAFNLWKNKDALVGLYDFIKTNHKTIVSNPSILLEILNADLKLQEFVRDFLSSGFNFEKMKKLIRPIILGGISSRVFTKKDIQLFCNRFGLNEASFLKSISEGTFLELLFPNLFKS from the coding sequence TTGGTTCCTAGTCTTAGTTCCTTTGAAAGGAACACTCACAACCAACACACTCTTTTTTCTTCTAGAGATCGAATTATCCTGATTGTTCTCAAAACACTAACGATCCTTGCCGTAACTGTTATCTCCATATTAGTAGCCACGGGCGCGTGCCCTCTAACGGGAGCTTCCATAGCGGTCCCTGTATCTATTTTTTCTATTTGGTTCCTTGGAATCACTTTATTATTTTTCATAAATAAAAGAGAGTTATCGCAATTCAGTTCTTTCAATGAAACTAAACTTATTTTTTCCCAAAGACAAAAAGACCTTATCAAATGGGGAATTTCACAAAAAAGTTTCCTGCTGAGAGAATCTGAAGACGCCAAACAAGGAAAAGTGTTAGATACTGTCACAATATCTATCTCTCCCTACCTCAGTCCTTTGTTCCCAAAAGAGGAAGCAAGGCGAAGAGTGAAAATGTTCCAAGAGGATTTTAGGGCGTTGACCCAAAAAATCTCCCTAACCAGTAGTCTAATAAAAAGCGAGCACCATGGCTTTTTGGATTGTTTAGAAAAAGAGCTTCTCTATCTTTTTGCTCCTTCATCATACAAGCCAAATATCACGCCAAGACTATCACCATGCAAAGACAGCATAGTGGATTTTTCTCTTGCGTATTCACTGTCAGATGTCCTTTGTTTTTGCTTTGATAATCCAGAAACTTGGGATCTCCTGACTCAAAAAATATTTGAAGGAGCTGCCTACATCCATAACGAATTTGTAAAAAATAAAGACACTTCTTTAACACTCAAAGATTCCATTATATACATTTGTAGGATCCTAAACACTTGGCTTCTGGGCAAAACCCTTGAGGAGGGAACTATAGAATCTATATTAAATTACAACCCGAAGTACTTATCAAAAGAGTTAAAAGAGGCTCTTTTCACCGGAAATTTGTGTAAATTTATTATTCAGAAATCATCTGCAAAAGATGAGACCCTGTCTATTAATTTCCTTAGAGACCCCGAAGATTTGGAATTACTTTCTGCAAAGCGGAACGAGGTTCTTAACCTAAGCATATTCAGTCGAGAAAAAAAAAGAAAAGAACTATTTTCTTTTAAACAAAACTTGATAAGCAAATTATCGATTTACAGATCCTTATCTTCTCCTCAGTCAAGATTGTATGCCTTTAACCTTTGGAAAAACAAAGACGCCTTAGTTGGACTATATGATTTTATTAAAACAAATCATAAAACCATTGTGAGCAATCCTTCTATACTTCTGGAGATTTTGAATGCCGATTTAAAATTACAAGAATTCGTTAGAGATTTTTTAAGTTCTGGTTTCAACTTTGAAAAAATGAAAAAATTAATTCGCCCTATCATTTTAGGGGGAATCTCCAGCAGGGTGTTTACGAAAAAAGATATTCAGTTATTCTGCAATCGTTTTGGGCTGAATGAAGCATCTTTTCTAAAATCCATATCTGAAGGGACATTCCTGGAGCTATTATTTCCCAATCTATTTAAAAGCTAG
- a CDS encoding LOG family protein, which produces MLEKEDEVSMGRAFLSNSDPLIAFFGGDKVSPKSKEYLFAQELSEKLSNDCFNIVTGGGHGIMEAANSGAISGSGLSYVLHFEEFPFNPYFSPGCIFSFKDLYAQKRVILENVAAYIFFPGGFGTLNELSEVIALFSMEQLLVRPVILVGSGFWSPLLDWIRTQIFQNNYADTSVFSHLQVLDDQEAVIDIVKSFLDNL; this is translated from the coding sequence ATGCTAGAAAAAGAGGATGAGGTTTCTATGGGCAGAGCTTTTTTGTCTAATTCTGATCCCCTTATAGCTTTTTTTGGTGGAGATAAGGTTTCTCCCAAGAGTAAGGAGTATTTGTTTGCTCAAGAGTTATCTGAGAAGTTATCCAACGATTGCTTTAACATTGTTACTGGTGGCGGGCATGGCATCATGGAGGCAGCTAATTCTGGGGCTATCTCTGGTTCGGGACTATCTTATGTATTGCATTTTGAGGAATTCCCTTTTAATCCATACTTCTCCCCTGGTTGTATATTTTCTTTTAAGGATCTGTATGCACAAAAACGGGTTATTTTAGAGAATGTCGCAGCTTACATCTTCTTCCCAGGAGGGTTTGGAACGCTTAATGAGCTTTCGGAAGTTATTGCTTTATTTTCTATGGAACAGCTTCTTGTTCGTCCTGTCATTCTTGTGGGCAGTGGTTTTTGGTCCCCTCTTTTGGATTGGATTAGAACACAGATTTTTCAAAACAATTATGCAGATACTAGTGTCTTTTCGCATCTACAGGTTCTAGATGATCAAGAAGCTGTCATTGATATTGTTAAGTCTTTTTTAGATAATTTGTGA
- a CDS encoding class I fructose-bisphosphate aldolase produces the protein MQKIEDLLGGDSDNLLTYSCTKIKKESLTLPSGDFVDRVFSQSDRNNKVLRSLQTLFSHGRLSGTGYLSILPVDQGIEHSAGASFAANPMYFDPENIIKLAIEGGCNAVASSYGVLSLMSRKYAHKIPFILKINHNELLTYPNKHRQVMFSRVEDAYNMGAIAVGATIYFGSETSSEEIVEVSESFALARELGLGTILWCYIRNASFVHEGKDYHTASDLTGQADHLGASLGADIVKQKLPETQGGYTAIKFGKTDPRVYSELSSDHPIDLCRYQLMNSYAGKVGLINSGGASGDNDLKDAARTAVINKRAGGMGLILGRKAFQKSFKEGIKLLNLVQDIYLDPSITIA, from the coding sequence ATGCAAAAGATAGAAGATTTACTGGGTGGTGATAGTGATAACTTATTGACATACAGCTGTACAAAGATAAAAAAAGAAAGCTTGACGCTACCTTCAGGAGACTTCGTCGATAGAGTTTTTTCTCAGTCAGACAGAAACAACAAAGTGTTAAGATCTTTACAAACTTTGTTTTCACATGGAAGACTGTCGGGTACAGGCTACTTATCAATCCTCCCCGTCGATCAGGGTATAGAACATTCTGCTGGTGCATCGTTTGCTGCAAACCCCATGTACTTTGACCCTGAAAATATTATCAAATTAGCTATAGAAGGAGGATGCAACGCTGTCGCTTCTTCGTATGGTGTCCTTTCTCTAATGTCGAGGAAGTATGCTCATAAAATTCCTTTTATTCTAAAAATTAATCATAATGAGTTGCTTACCTACCCGAATAAACACAGACAGGTTATGTTCTCCAGAGTAGAGGATGCTTATAATATGGGGGCCATTGCTGTAGGAGCTACAATTTATTTTGGTTCAGAAACTTCTTCTGAGGAAATAGTTGAAGTTTCTGAGTCCTTCGCCTTGGCGAGAGAACTTGGCTTGGGAACAATTTTGTGGTGCTACATAAGGAATGCATCTTTTGTTCACGAGGGAAAAGACTATCATACTGCCTCAGATTTAACGGGCCAAGCTGATCATTTGGGAGCCTCGCTAGGAGCAGATATAGTGAAGCAAAAATTGCCTGAAACACAAGGCGGATACACTGCTATAAAATTTGGTAAAACTGATCCTAGAGTTTATAGTGAGTTGTCTTCAGATCATCCAATAGATCTTTGCAGATACCAGCTAATGAATAGTTATGCGGGTAAGGTTGGGCTCATTAATTCTGGAGGAGCTTCGGGAGATAATGACTTGAAGGATGCGGCGAGAACAGCTGTTATCAATAAGCGAGCTGGAGGTATGGGACTTATTTTAGGGAGAAAAGCTTTCCAGAAGTCTTTTAAAGAGGGAATTAAGTTGCTAAATTTAGTTCAGGATATATACTTAGATCCCTCAATCACTATAGCATAA